In one Ananas comosus cultivar F153 linkage group 12, ASM154086v1, whole genome shotgun sequence genomic region, the following are encoded:
- the LOC109718751 gene encoding vacuolar protein sorting-associated protein 18 homolog isoform X7: protein MRGDQFLSRLVFWPDPPSLESSGRESESEAMDVVNGQLFSVDPLERYAAKGHGVITSMSAGNDVILVGTSRGWLIRHDFGLGDSQDLDLGGGRSGDQAVHRVFMDPGGSHCIATVLLPGGAETYYMHAKWLRPKLLSRLKGLVVNAVAWNRQLITEASTKEVILGTENGQIYETAVDEVEKREKYVKQLFELTELQEAITGLQMETASVGNATRYYVMAVTPTRLYSFTGIGSLETVFASYFDRAIHFMELPGEIPNSELHFFIKQRRAKHFGWLSGAGIYHGDLNFGAQHSSVSGDENFVENKGLLDYSKLGELGEAIKPRSFAVSEYHFLLLIGDKVKVVNRISQQVVEELTFDHNSDSSKGIIGLCSDATAGLFYAYDENSIFQVSVRDEGRDMWQVYLDMKEYASALSHCHSPSQRDQVYLVQADLAFSSKDYYRAASFYAKINYVLSFEEISLKFITIGEQDALRTFLLRKLDNLMKDDKSQITMISTWPTKLYLDKINRLLLEDDTSKIANTVSDQGMLEYHSFVKEFRAFLSDSKDVLDEATTMRLLESYGRVEELVYFAGLKEKYEIVVHHYIQQGEAKKALEVLQRRNVPIDLQYKFAPDLISLDAYETVESWMNTGNLNPRKLIAAMMRYASEPHAKNETHEVIKYLEFCVKKLHNEDPGVHNLLLSLYAKQEDETQLLQFLDSKFGKGQTNGPDFFYDPKYALRLCLKEKRMRSCVCIYSMMSMHEEAVALALQVDPELAKAEADKVEDDEDKRKKLWLMVAKHVIEQEKGFKRENIRKAIAFLAETGELLKIEDILPFFPDFVLIDDFKEEICKSLKDYNNQIEKLKQEMNDATRGADNIRSDISALAQRYAVIDREEECGVLVH, encoded by the exons A TGCGTGGCGATCAATTCCTCTCTCGCCTCGTCTTTTGGCCCGATCCTCCTTCCTTGGAGTCCTCCGGGCGtgaatccgaatccgaagcCATGGACGTGGTCAATGGGCAGCTTTTCTCGGTTGACCCCCTGGAGCGCTACGCCGCCAAGGGCCACGGCGTCATCACCTCTATGTCCGCCGGCAATGACGTCATCCTCGTCGGCACCAGCAGGGGTTGGCTCATCCGCCACGACTTTGGCCTTGGTGACTCCCAAG ATTTGGACCTCGGGGGAGGGCGCTCGGGCGACCAGGCTGTGCACCGGGTGTTCATGGACCCAGGGGGCAGCCATTGCATCGCCACCGTCCTTCTCCCGGGCGGCGCTGAGACCTACTACATGCACGCCAAATGGCTGCGCCCGAAGCTTCTTAGTCGACTCAAAGGCCTCGTCGTCAATGCCGTTGCTTGGAATCGCCAGCTAATCACTGAAG CATCGACAAAGGAAGTGATCCTTGGGACCGAGAATGGGCAGATATATGAGACGGCAGTGGACGAGGTGGAGAAGAGGGAGAAATATGTGAAGCAGCTGTTTGAGCTGACTGAGCTCCAAGAAGCTATAACAGGCTTGCAG ATGGAAACAGCCTCTGTTGGGAATGCTACACGGTATTACGTTATGGCTGTAACGCCGACTCGGCTCTACTCTTTCACTGGCATTGGTTCCCTGGAA ACGGTCTTTGCAAGTTATTTTGACCGCGCGATACATTTTATGGAGCTTCCTGGAGAAATACCAAATAG TgaattacatttttttattaaacaaagaAGAGCAAAACATTTTGGTTGGCTTTCCGGAGCTGGAATTTACCATGGTGACTTAAACTTTGGTGCCCAGCATAG TTCGGTGAGTGGTGATGAAAATTTTGTGGAAAACAAGGGCCTATTAGACTACTCAAAGTTGGGAGAACTGGGTGAAGCTATTAAACCCAGATCCTTTGCAGTGTCTGAATACCATTTCCTGCTTCTAATTGGCGACAAGGTTAAG GTTGTTAACAGAATCAGCCAGCAGGTCGTCGAGGAACTTACATTTGACCATAACTCAGATTCGTCCAAAGGAATCATTGGATTGTGTAGCGATGCCACTGCTGGATTATTTTATGCTTATGATGAAAATTCTATCTTCCAG GTGTCTGTCCGTGATGAGGGCCGAGACATGTGGCAAGTGTACCTGGATATGAAGGAATATGCATCTGCTCTATCCCATTGTCACAGTCCTTCCCAGAGGGACCAAGTATATTTAGTGCAG GCTGACCTTGCCTTTTCATCAAAAGATTACTACAGAGCAGCATCATTCTATGCGAAG ATAAACTACGTCTTGTCATTTGAGGAGATCAGCCTAAAGTTCATCACCATAGGTGAGCAG GATGCTCTTAGGACTTTCTTATTAAGAAAGCTTGATAATCTCATGAAGGATGATAAATCCCAAATCACAATGATCTCCACATGGCCCACAAAACTATACTTGGACAAG ATTAATCGCCTTTTGTTGGAAGATGACACGAGCAAGATAGCTAATACAGTGTCAGATCAGGGTATGTTAGAGTACCATTCTTTTGTAAAAGAATTTCGAGCTTTTCTTAGTGACAGCAAGGATGTATTGGATGAGGCAACAACAATGAGGTTACTTGAGAG TTACGGGAGAGTTGAAGAGCTGGTTTATTTTGCTGGTTTGaaagaaaagtatgaaattgtGGTCCATCACTACATTCAG CAAGGAGAAGCAAAGAAAGCATTGGAAGTCCTTCAGAGACGGAATGTACCTATCGATCTTCAG TATAAATTTGCCCCTGATTTGATTAGTCTTGATGCTTACGAGACTGTGGAATCATGGATGAATACAGGCAACTTGAACCCCAGGAAACTTATTGCAGCAATGATGCGTTATGCAAGTGAACCACATGCCAA GAATGAGACACATGAGGTCATTAAGTACTTGGAGTTCTGTGTGAAGAAATTGCATAATGAAGATCCTGGAGTGCATAATTTGTTGCTTTCCTTATATGCCAAGCAG GAGGATGAGACTCAGCTCCTACAATTTTTGGATTCCAAGTTTGGGAAAGGACAAACAAATGGTCCCGATTTCTTTTATGATCCCAAATATGCATTGCGGCTATGCCTCAAGGAAAAGAGAATGCGTTCTTGTGTTTGCATCTACAGCATGATGTCCATGCATGAAGAAGCTGTGGCTCTTGCATTGCAG gTAGACCCAGAACTTGCCAAGGCAGAAGCAGACAAGGTTGAAGATGATGAAGACAAAAGGAAAAAACTATGGCTTATGGTCGCAAAACATGTCATTGAGCAAGAGAAAGGCTTTAAGAGGGAGAATATAAGGAAAGCTATTGCGTTTCTAGCAGAGACTGGAGAACTCCTGAAGATTGAGGACATCCTGCCATTCTTTCCAGACTTTGTGCTAATTGATGACTTCAAA GAGGAGATCTGTAAATCACTGAAAGACTACAACAATCAGATTGAAAAACTGAAACAGGAGATGAACGATGCCACACGCGGAGCTGATAACATTAGGAGTGATATTAGTGCCTTGGCTCAGAGATATGCTGTTATTGATCGTGAAGAAGAATGTGGGGTACTGGTCCATTAA